The sequence ATGAGCAAATCTAACAACAAACACTTGCCATGCAGATGACCAAACACTTGGGCAGATCACTCTTTCTCTCAAATTACTCAGAACGCTGAGAAAACGGCTAAGCTGCTGCCTCAAAACATCTATTAAAATCAAACAATATATGTAGTTTATCAGCTGAGAAATGTCACGTTATGCCAACGGTATCCCCCACACACTGCTCACCAGCACCCAATGCCTGCTAAAGCAATAAGACGAATGTAGTGCGACAACAAACGAAggcaaatacaaaaatagaaacaaataaaatttcaattaaatataagaaatgGAAAGTAAACCGCGCAAGCACATTGTTGTCTATGTATTCCCATAAAaaagacttatgtatgtatgtgttggtatgcatgtgttttgttttacaaaCAACCAAATTTTCCATCAGCCGTTTCAGTATTCAATTTTAAACGAGAGAACGAAGTACCGCAACTGAAAGTAAATTAAGCACAAAATATTGAagagttttataaaaatcagtGTTTTAAGAATTTACATCTTCACATTCACAAAAAATGATTTCGACGCCGTATTTTGCCCTACTTTTGATTTGTGTAGCTATTTTGTTTATCGGTGCGCCGCGTCAAATAGAGACAAAGCCGCGCGTTGGCAATGTGATTTGGTCAATTTTACGCCCCGCCGAGGTTggtgtttcaaaataaataataacgcaATATTAATATTACGAAATATTGCATTGCCGCTGTATGTTCTATATAGTTTACGAaagcatacatgcacacatacacacattcatacatatattaatttatttattgatcttAGCAAATACCGGCAGCATCACTAAGGCCACACTTGCGTGTGAAACGTGTTAAAAGGGACGCTTTTGACGGCACATCCGATCAGGGGCCAGAATTTCAAAATGCCAGCGAACATGAAAAGGAACATTTCCCCGCTTGGGATGACGCGCGGGGAGAGCCGCAATTGAATTGACAAGTGCATGTAACTGTGCACAGttagtacaaaaaattaattggaatattaaatgtttttgtaaTGGTAATTTCTATGTGACAATTGCTCTCTGAGTTAAGCtatgttttgtaaataaaaatgtctgtGATTTAGAcataaaacgtttttttaaattcgtgtGGTTATACACACCATCTGTTTTTTCATTTGGACTCATCGCCGATATGGCTGAGCCGATTTTTACGGAAGTTTCGCTGATAGGTAAAAGCCTCTTCAGGTCATTTCATAGGAAGATCAgttgtttctatttttattgttgtaagtgaaagaaattttaaaagtgCGAAATGCCAACACAACCACCACAGCGTTGCCAGAAAGAACTTTTTGCGaaacaaataaagggtggttaagttttaagggccggtgttgattttgaataaaatacaattttttaggaaattattgtcatttctctttattatgataaaactggtatggctgaattacgtatggaacaagatatcgcccaaatggccgccgcggcctcggcggcacacctccatccgatggtccaaattttcgatgacgcggaggcataattgaggttatatgccgttaatatgccgaattatctcattctttagctcttgaattctc is a genomic window of Anastrepha ludens isolate Willacy chromosome 6, idAnaLude1.1, whole genome shotgun sequence containing:
- the LOC128867984 gene encoding uncharacterized protein LOC128867984 encodes the protein MISTPYFALLLICVAILFIGAPRQIETKPRVGNVIWSILRPAEQIPAASLRPHLRVKRVKRDAFDGTSDQGPEFQNASEHEKEHFPAWDDARGEPQLN